From Polaribacter haliotis:
TTACTGTAAAAATTATTAATTGTTCTTTACCAACCTTAAATACCTTTTGAATGTTTTTTGGAGAGGCTAACTTGTAACCTGTAAAGACTAAAATAGCCGCCAAAGCTGGTAAAGGAATCTTACGTAATTCAGCAGCAAATAAGACTATAAAGAGTATTAAAAAAGTAGCGTGAAAAAAGTTTGCAGATCTATTACTACCTTTATTATTTACATTTACAGAACTTCGTGCAATTACAGTTACTACATTTAAACCGCCTAAAAAACCACTAATTACTGTTGCAATTCCCAGCGCTCTAATATCTTTATTTATGTTCGATCTCCTTTTTAAAGGATCTAGTTTATCCACAGCTTTTATACTTAATAAACTTTCGATACTAGAAATTAATGTAATTGCAATTACTGCATTTATAAAATCCGAATGATAAACTTTCCCAAAATCTGGAAAAGCAAAATTCGATAAAATATCATTTGGTAAACTAATTAGTAATTCTTTATGGATTGGATAATCGTGAGTAGAAAACAAATCAAAATAATAATACAAACCAACACTTAAAACAACTATCCACATTGGAGCAGGAATTAGCTGAAAATATCTATTTCTAATTTTACTATAAAAAATCATAATTAGCAAACTTATAATTCCTATTGCTCCTGCATAAAACATACTGGAATCGCTGGTTTTTACAAAGTTTACAATTCCTTCTGGAACTTGAATTAAAAGCTCTATAATACTACCTTTTGCATTCAAATTACCTAACATAACATGAATCTGTTTGGCGAAAATTCCAATTCCAATGGCTGCTAACATTCCTTGTATGGCTGAAGCAGGAAAGAAGTCTCCTAAAGATCCCAATCTTAAGAAGCCAAGGATAATCATTATAATTCCAGAAATTACAATTGCAGCAAGTGTGTATAAAAAACCTTGTTGCATGTCTCCATTTCCAAGTGTTGTAATTGCTGCTAAAATAACTACAACAAGACCATTTCCAGGACCAGTAATAGTTACATGAGAGCCCCCAATTAATGCGACTACAGTTCCACCAACAATAGCAGCTATAATTCCTGATATTGGTGGTGCACCAGAAGCTAAAGCCAATCCTAAACCTAAAGGAAGTGCAATTAAAGAAACCACAAAACCAGAAAAAAGGTTCTTAGGAATCTCACTTAAAAATGTTTTAAATGTATTTTTTTTTGTCATTTTATTTTACAATTAAAACATCTGTTGGTAATTCCGATAAAATATATTCGATATCATGTGGAAAAATTCGATCGAAAATTCCCATTTTAGTTGGTGCATTCATTACTAATAAATCAGCTCTTTTTACACGTGCATAATGTCCAATAGAGTACCCTCTTTTTCCAAAAATACTTTGTGTTTTTATATCTATACCCTCACAATTAACTTCTCTTATAATATTTTTTACACGAAAATCTTCCCTAGATTTTATACGTTCTTTTACAATGGTAGACTTTCTTAAGGTTTTATCGTCACTAACTTTTACATGTAATTCTGCCTGACTAATTTCTTCGACAATCGTTAATTTTTTACAACTTAATTTTTTAGAAAAAAAGATGGAAGTTTTAATAGTTTCTTCTGTTTTTTTATCATGTAAACCATTTACAATAATGTGTTTACATGTTACTCTTTCTATGGAAGGTTTAATTAGTAATAAAACAGAACAAGATGCTTTTCTAGTTATTTTTCTTGCAATAGAACCTACATAATATCTTAATAGATTTTCTTGTTGGATGGCTCCTAAAATTAGTAAATCTATGTTTTCCTTTAAGGAAGTTTCAAGAATTACATCAACAGGTTT
This genomic window contains:
- a CDS encoding SulP family inorganic anion transporter, which encodes MTKKNTFKTFLSEIPKNLFSGFVVSLIALPLGLGLALASGAPPISGIIAAIVGGTVVALIGGSHVTITGPGNGLVVVILAAITTLGNGDMQQGFLYTLAAIVISGIIMIILGFLRLGSLGDFFPASAIQGMLAAIGIGIFAKQIHVMLGNLNAKGSIIELLIQVPEGIVNFVKTSDSSMFYAGAIGIISLLIMIFYSKIRNRYFQLIPAPMWIVVLSVGLYYYFDLFSTHDYPIHKELLISLPNDILSNFAFPDFGKVYHSDFINAVIAITLISSIESLLSIKAVDKLDPLKRRSNINKDIRALGIATVISGFLGGLNVVTVIARSSVNVNNKGSNRSANFFHATFLILFIVLFAAELRKIPLPALAAILVFTGYKLASPKNIQKVFKVGKEQLIIFTVTLLITIATSLIIGILSGIIITFVIHVFINKNAMLFFKNALKPNVLMFKEDEKYYVSVKNFSSFLNYTKLKTKLDQIPETQEAIIDFSLCDFVDHSVMENMSNYSAAFDRKGGHFEVIGLDDAKSGSEHPFALRKLLPKKFVPKEGVLTKRQKSIQKISEEMHYNYDAFSDIEMEELPNFGYFKTRNIEKVSNVLSNEDCTMFDVQFSEGELIAKQVIKATMLHIHPKKMLPKFTLDKEGVFEYIYHFAGYKDIDIDEHPDFSKRFYLSGKNEEKIRDYFTDELVLFFESNKQYHIEATDVGLLVIDKERLASVKEIKALAYFGSGLQKIL
- a CDS encoding universal stress protein, encoding MQKIEKILIGIAFSPNLKANLFEAVRMANMFDAELVGVHVGEKTPEKEQKINALLKEAEVLKKSLKTIWQEGKPVDVILETSLKENIDLLILGAIQQENLLRYYVGSIARKITRKASCSVLLLIKPSIERVTCKHIIVNGLHDKKTEETIKTSIFFSKKLSCKKLTIVEEISQAELHVKVSDDKTLRKSTIVKERIKSREDFRVKNIIREVNCEGIDIKTQSIFGKRGYSIGHYARVKRADLLVMNAPTKMGIFDRIFPHDIEYILSELPTDVLIVK